The Myroides fluvii region TCGCACCTGGAGAGGATCGCGCCTTTATCAAAGTGGATAATGTGGATTTAGCGATGTCTCAGTTACTTGCTTTTTTTGCACCCGAATTACCACGAGTAAAAGAGGGAATACATCCTAGCGCAACAATTGATGCTACAGCAAAAATAGGAAAAGGAACACAGATTGGGGCTGGATGTTATATTGGAGAGCATGTTGTTTTGGGAGAAAATGTTGTGGTATATCCTAATGTTACCATTTTAGATCATTCTGTTGTTGGTAGTGATACGGTTTTATGGTCTGGTGTTGTGGTGCGCGAACGCACACAAATCGGAAATCATTGTATTATTCATCCTAATGCTGTACTTGGTGCAGATGGATTCGGTTTTTGTCCTTCAGAAAAAGGATTGGTAAAGATTCCTCAAATTGGACATGTTATCCTAGGGAATTACGTTGAAATCGGTGCAAATTCTTGTGTGGATCGCGGGAAATTCAGCGCGACTATTATTGGTGATGGTTGTAAAATAGATAATTTAGTTCAGATCGGTCATAATTCTGTGTTGGGTAAATGTTGTATTATGGCAGGAAACAGTGGATTAGCTGGATCTGTAACTTTAGGTAATTTTGTGGTTATTGGAGGTAGTGCGTCAATTAAAGATCACGTTACTTTAGGAGATGGAGTAGTAGTAGGTGCAGGTTCTGGGGTAACAGGAGACGTTGAGGCAGGAAA contains the following coding sequences:
- the lpxD gene encoding UDP-3-O-(3-hydroxymyristoyl)glucosamine N-acyltransferase, which gives rise to MKTYSLNEINDILNGSIIGTTVKKIHAAEQLDKAQDGQISFIGNKKYERLWANSKASIAIVNRDISIAPGEDRAFIKVDNVDLAMSQLLAFFAPELPRVKEGIHPSATIDATAKIGKGTQIGAGCYIGEHVVLGENVVVYPNVTILDHSVVGSDTVLWSGVVVRERTQIGNHCIIHPNAVLGADGFGFCPSEKGLVKIPQIGHVILGNYVEIGANSCVDRGKFSATIIGDGCKIDNLVQIGHNSVLGKCCIMAGNSGLAGSVTLGNFVVIGGSASIKDHVTLGDGVVVGAGSGVTGDVEAGKTVLGYPALEAKTTLKQWAFLKQLVKSYNTKGS